In the Streptomyces fradiae ATCC 10745 = DSM 40063 genome, one interval contains:
- a CDS encoding putative phage holin gives MREWGIDMWLNVAASAMAAIVCAGFVVVYHVRAAWWRSATGRHLMAVGVTLTLLFGYTVAINVWPQGCPAAVLRCVRTAVVVAIAGLMVQRTRMVLRAQHERRDREAV, from the coding sequence GTGAGGGAGTGGGGCATCGACATGTGGCTGAACGTGGCCGCGTCCGCGATGGCGGCGATCGTGTGTGCCGGGTTCGTGGTGGTGTACCACGTGCGGGCCGCGTGGTGGCGGTCGGCGACGGGCCGGCACCTCATGGCCGTCGGCGTGACGTTGACGCTGCTGTTCGGGTACACGGTGGCGATCAACGTGTGGCCGCAGGGCTGTCCGGCGGCGGTGCTGCGGTGTGTGCGGACGGCGGTGGTGGTGGCGATCGCTGGGCTGATGGTGCAGCGGACGCGGATGGTGCTGCGGGCGCAGCATGAGCGGCGGGATCGGGAGGCGGTGTGA
- a CDS encoding HD domain-containing protein: MSSPTAEEIRALHERHAPSLEAFEAVYGHSEIVWRIAEELLNSRNDTDIDRDLVRAGSLLHDIGVYRLYGTDGNLDHKKYVRHGLLGHEILAAEGLPETLCRFCSCHTGVGLTRDDVLCQQLPLPPADYLAITEEEKLVMYADKFHSKTTPPKFLTANAYATYVSRFGHDKVDAFTLLRKTFGEPDVHALAAFYGQALTE; encoded by the coding sequence ATGAGTTCTCCGACAGCGGAAGAAATTCGCGCGCTCCACGAACGCCACGCACCCTCACTCGAAGCGTTCGAAGCCGTCTACGGTCACAGTGAGATCGTCTGGCGCATTGCGGAGGAGCTCCTCAATTCCCGGAACGACACAGACATCGATAGAGATCTCGTCCGAGCCGGAAGTCTCCTTCACGACATCGGCGTCTACCGCCTCTACGGCACTGATGGAAACCTCGACCACAAGAAGTATGTCCGTCATGGGCTCCTCGGCCATGAGATCCTCGCGGCCGAAGGGCTCCCCGAGACCCTGTGCCGATTCTGCTCCTGTCATACCGGTGTGGGTTTGACGAGAGACGACGTGCTCTGCCAGCAACTCCCCCTGCCGCCGGCCGACTACCTCGCCATCACCGAGGAAGAGAAGCTGGTGATGTACGCCGACAAGTTCCACAGCAAAACCACCCCGCCGAAGTTCCTCACCGCCAACGCCTACGCCACCTACGTCAGCCGTTTCGGGCACGACAAGGTCGACGCCTTCACCCTGCTCCGCAAGACGTTCGGGGAGCCTGACGTACATGCTCTCGCTGCCTTCTACGGCCAGGCCCTCACTGAGTGA
- a CDS encoding helix-turn-helix domain-containing protein codes for MPTRRHPYPDWALARRALLGHRIASLRRAAGLSQDDLATAAYVDRRSIMRWENGVRDPRYLDLVMVAHALNVEVAELVAPDERR; via the coding sequence GTGCCAACCCGCCGCCACCCCTACCCCGACTGGGCCCTCGCCCGCCGCGCCCTGCTGGGCCATCGGATCGCCTCTCTTCGCCGCGCTGCCGGCCTCTCCCAGGACGACCTGGCGACCGCCGCATACGTCGACCGGCGCAGCATCATGCGGTGGGAGAACGGCGTCCGCGACCCGCGATACCTCGACCTCGTGATGGTCGCGCACGCTCTCAACGTGGAGGTGGCGGAGCTGGTGGCGCCGGACGAACGCCGCTGA
- a CDS encoding DUF2087 domain-containing protein, which produces MSEHRTSHDVSALFDGEGRLTAIPRKAARREQLLSHLARTLFEPGRAYTEREVNEALRGVHDDCPALRRYLVTSGHMTRTRDGSAYHRACAA; this is translated from the coding sequence ATGTCCGAGCACCGTACGTCGCACGACGTGTCCGCCCTCTTCGACGGCGAGGGCCGCCTCACCGCCATCCCGCGCAAGGCGGCCCGCCGCGAGCAGCTCCTGTCCCACCTGGCCCGGACCCTGTTCGAACCGGGCCGCGCGTACACGGAGCGGGAGGTCAACGAGGCGCTGCGCGGCGTCCACGACGACTGCCCGGCGCTGCGCCGCTACCTGGTCACGTCCGGTCACATGACCCGTACCAGGGACGGCAGCGCCTACCACCGCGCCTGCGCCGCCTGA
- a CDS encoding DUF7620 family protein, whose product MVGWIRRLVRRGEPTPGQRAAEGALDRAREAREAAEARRPAVRAAVERLRAERQENHFAERIRHALEGGAQ is encoded by the coding sequence ATGGTCGGGTGGATCAGGCGGCTGGTCCGCCGCGGTGAGCCGACGCCGGGGCAGCGCGCGGCGGAGGGCGCGCTGGACCGGGCGCGGGAGGCGCGCGAGGCGGCGGAGGCACGTCGGCCCGCTGTGCGGGCGGCTGTGGAGCGGCTGCGGGCGGAGCGGCAGGAGAACCATTTCGCCGAGCGCATCCGCCACGCGCTGGAGGGAGGGGCGCAGTGA
- a CDS encoding peptidoglycan recognition protein family protein: MAWYPGATRMELQPESDAQPAIRPTQFILHSIAAPWTARRMYEYWRDSSSLESHFGLGFEGDLAQYIGTETRADANYKANRRPDGTGAVSIETASNLKHTDPWTDRQIEQLIELGVWLHQHHGLPLRICRTHDDPGYGYHRLHSAWSSGGTACPGDARVKQFREIVFPGIVNRANGQTAPAPVEDDPVPNMLNEANTADMELQSGNWAGLSFRTAILLVGPVRHHTVVHLQFGDDTPSDTVIEGCFYTTDKNGGDRSLYLPIRAYGPGGHQFTSSADVGAGRHLRFMVRARTTDHRSVRLLHRAVTGPFWKL; encoded by the coding sequence ATGGCCTGGTATCCGGGGGCTACGCGCATGGAGCTGCAGCCGGAATCCGACGCCCAACCGGCGATCCGGCCCACGCAGTTCATCCTGCACAGCATCGCCGCCCCGTGGACCGCGCGCCGGATGTACGAGTACTGGCGCGACTCATCGAGCCTGGAGTCGCACTTCGGACTCGGATTCGAGGGCGATCTCGCCCAGTACATCGGCACGGAGACGCGCGCCGACGCCAACTACAAGGCGAACAGGCGGCCAGACGGCACCGGCGCGGTCTCCATCGAGACGGCGTCCAACCTGAAGCACACCGACCCGTGGACGGACCGGCAGATCGAGCAGCTCATCGAGCTGGGGGTGTGGCTGCACCAGCACCACGGCCTGCCGCTGCGGATCTGCCGCACCCACGACGACCCCGGGTACGGCTACCACCGACTGCACTCCGCCTGGTCGTCGGGCGGCACCGCCTGCCCGGGGGACGCCCGCGTGAAGCAGTTCCGCGAGATCGTGTTCCCCGGCATCGTCAACCGGGCCAACGGCCAGACCGCACCCGCACCCGTGGAGGACGACCCAGTGCCGAACATGCTGAACGAGGCCAACACCGCCGACATGGAACTGCAGTCCGGCAACTGGGCGGGACTGTCGTTCCGCACCGCGATACTGCTGGTCGGCCCGGTCCGCCACCACACGGTCGTCCACCTGCAGTTCGGTGACGACACCCCGTCCGACACGGTGATCGAGGGCTGCTTCTACACGACGGACAAGAACGGCGGGGACCGCTCCCTGTACCTGCCGATCCGCGCGTACGGGCCGGGCGGGCACCAGTTCACGTCCTCGGCCGACGTGGGGGCGGGCCGCCATCTGCGGTTCATGGTCCGCGCGAGGACCACCGACCACCGGTCGGTCCGGCTGCTGCACCGGGCGGTGACGGGCCCGTTCTGGAAGCTGTGA
- a CDS encoding DUF2277 domain-containing protein has translation MCRSIKTLRPPALPEEATEDDIRAAALQYVRKVSGFRAPAAHNREVFERAVADVAEATRALLDGLEVRGAAARGQAGPPRAGAQRRG, from the coding sequence ATGTGCCGCAGCATCAAGACCCTCCGCCCTCCCGCGCTGCCCGAGGAGGCCACCGAGGACGACATCCGCGCCGCCGCGCTCCAGTACGTGCGCAAGGTGTCCGGCTTCCGCGCGCCCGCCGCCCACAACCGGGAGGTGTTCGAGCGCGCGGTGGCCGACGTCGCCGAGGCGACGCGGGCGCTCCTCGACGGCCTGGAGGTACGCGGCGCCGCCGCGCGGGGGCAGGCCGGCCCACCGCGGGCGGGCGCTCAGCGCCGCGGATAG
- a CDS encoding PIG-L deacetylase family protein, translating into MSDPVPLATGRAFFFYTGHQDDESLWAGQVIAHHALVGREVHIVLGSDGSTSAIRHALNGTEPNGWWGGYHYPQREGIAAPLDYKAFAEARDRELLRAAAQLGVPAGRVHLRVPERSSTITVAEAERLILQYEAQYPGAGHYTTHWTDPDPTHAALGQALRNLVVAGTITDGRWVVRRSQIGKVPGAVEYAVPSTYAAQARHMARSACRAYGAWAPPESYAIGRHSVPAELDWAESGAANVIVKNP; encoded by the coding sequence TTGTCTGACCCCGTACCCCTGGCCACCGGCCGGGCGTTCTTCTTCTACACCGGCCACCAGGACGACGAGTCCCTGTGGGCCGGGCAGGTCATCGCGCACCACGCGCTGGTCGGCCGGGAGGTGCACATCGTGCTGGGCTCCGACGGGTCCACCAGCGCGATCCGGCACGCCCTGAACGGGACGGAGCCGAACGGCTGGTGGGGCGGCTACCACTACCCGCAGCGGGAGGGCATAGCGGCGCCCCTCGACTACAAGGCGTTCGCGGAGGCGCGCGACCGGGAGCTGCTGCGGGCGGCCGCTCAGCTCGGGGTGCCGGCGGGCCGGGTGCATCTGCGGGTGCCGGAACGATCCTCCACGATCACCGTCGCGGAGGCGGAGCGGCTGATCCTCCAGTACGAGGCCCAGTATCCGGGCGCCGGGCACTACACGACGCACTGGACGGACCCGGACCCGACGCACGCGGCGCTGGGCCAGGCGCTGCGGAATCTGGTCGTGGCGGGGACGATCACGGATGGCCGGTGGGTGGTGCGCCGCTCGCAGATCGGCAAGGTGCCCGGGGCGGTGGAGTACGCGGTGCCCAGCACGTATGCGGCGCAGGCGCGGCACATGGCCCGGTCGGCGTGCCGGGCGTACGGGGCGTGGGCGCCGCCGGAGTCGTACGCGATCGGCCGCCACTCGGTGCCGGCCGAGCTCGACTGGGCGGAGTCCGGGGCCGCCAACGTCATCGTGAAGAACCCCTGA
- a CDS encoding DUF2690 domain-containing protein produces the protein MTTSSTSDDSAMSPEPESQPPTRGGRRRRNSATKLAYAVAIVSAVAAAFVTPLGDHLMKGFLDEPTCPGEACEGKNPQNQGCGEDARTHKPAVGNPALLQLRYSEDCQAVWARVERGSPGDLVTAEVTGGAKRAAQIEYGDDQFTSMVSVGDGEFQVTACAVPKAGGESTYERYCIHATEATAWR, from the coding sequence GTGACGACGAGCAGCACCAGCGACGACTCCGCGATGTCCCCCGAGCCCGAGTCGCAACCGCCCACACGCGGTGGGCGGAGAAGGCGCAACAGCGCGACGAAACTGGCCTACGCCGTGGCCATCGTCAGCGCCGTGGCAGCTGCCTTTGTGACCCCTCTCGGAGATCACCTGATGAAGGGATTCCTCGACGAGCCGACCTGTCCGGGTGAAGCCTGCGAGGGAAAGAACCCGCAGAATCAGGGATGCGGCGAAGACGCGCGCACCCACAAGCCCGCCGTCGGCAACCCCGCCCTTCTCCAGCTCCGCTACAGCGAGGACTGCCAGGCGGTATGGGCGCGCGTCGAGCGCGGGAGCCCAGGGGATCTGGTCACGGCGGAGGTCACAGGGGGAGCCAAGCGCGCTGCCCAGATCGAATACGGAGACGACCAGTTCACCAGCATGGTGAGCGTGGGTGACGGCGAGTTCCAGGTCACCGCCTGTGCGGTACCCAAGGCCGGTGGTGAGAGCACCTACGAGCGCTACTGCATCCACGCAACCGAGGCGACGGCGTGGCGGTGA
- a CDS encoding helix-turn-helix domain-containing protein encodes MNTTAAAAQARVTVATIRTWCRRGVIAAVKAAGRWIIDAASLARRIEIGARRMPEPADTSDLNPTILRSIRRARLGYTPRRADRAALADRYVLAFPIGTYRWPSTFLGVNVWRSKGLLDTVEINGRHYYVLSARGARIRATLDAR; translated from the coding sequence ATGAACACCACCGCAGCAGCCGCGCAGGCCCGCGTCACCGTCGCCACCATCCGCACCTGGTGCCGCCGCGGCGTCATCGCCGCCGTCAAGGCCGCCGGCCGCTGGATCATCGACGCCGCCTCTCTCGCCCGCCGGATCGAGATCGGCGCCCGCCGCATGCCCGAGCCCGCCGACACCAGCGACCTGAACCCCACGATCCTCCGCAGCATCCGCCGCGCCCGCCTCGGCTACACCCCCCGCCGCGCCGACAGGGCGGCCCTCGCCGACCGCTACGTCCTCGCCTTCCCGATCGGCACCTACCGCTGGCCCTCCACGTTCCTCGGCGTGAACGTCTGGCGGAGCAAGGGCCTCCTCGACACCGTCGAGATCAACGGCCGCCACTACTACGTCCTGTCCGCGCGCGGCGCCCGCATCCGCGCGACCCTCGACGCCCGCTGA
- a CDS encoding peptidoglycan recognition protein family protein — translation MAWYPGATRMELQPESDAQAAIRPTQFIVHSLAAPWTARRTYEFWRDSSNLESHFGLGFEGDLAQYIGTETRADANAGANRRPDGTGAVSIETASNLKHSDPWTDAQLEQLVRLGVWLHQRHGIPLRICRSAADPGFGYHSLHAAWSVGGTACPGAARITQFRQELFPEIQRRAAGGKEDDMPLTSEDVQKVAHAVWAWRNQALDGRDMRQFVADAANHSKTSAVNGAAAVAGLGELGARVAEVGAPELTDAHVAAIADRLAAAPALADRIAELVAEKLAARLAE, via the coding sequence ATGGCCTGGTACCCGGGCGCCACCCGCATGGAGTTGCAGCCGGAGTCGGACGCGCAGGCGGCGATCCGGCCGACGCAGTTCATCGTGCACAGCCTGGCGGCGCCGTGGACGGCGCGGCGCACGTACGAGTTCTGGCGGGACAGCTCCAACCTCGAATCGCACTTCGGGCTGGGCTTCGAGGGTGACCTCGCCCAGTACATCGGCACCGAGACCCGCGCCGACGCCAACGCCGGCGCGAACCGGCGCCCGGACGGAACCGGCGCGGTGTCCATCGAGACCGCATCGAACCTGAAGCACTCCGACCCCTGGACCGACGCGCAGCTGGAGCAGCTGGTCAGGTTGGGGGTGTGGCTGCATCAGCGGCACGGCATCCCGCTCAGGATCTGCCGGTCTGCGGCTGATCCGGGGTTCGGCTACCACTCGCTGCACGCGGCGTGGTCGGTGGGCGGCACGGCCTGCCCCGGCGCGGCCCGTATCACCCAGTTCCGGCAGGAGCTGTTCCCCGAGATTCAGCGCCGGGCGGCCGGCGGCAAGGAGGACGACATGCCCTTGACCAGCGAGGACGTGCAGAAGGTCGCGCACGCCGTGTGGGCCTGGCGGAACCAGGCGTTGGACGGGCGGGACATGCGGCAGTTCGTCGCGGACGCCGCCAACCACAGCAAGACCTCGGCGGTGAACGGCGCCGCGGCGGTGGCCGGGCTCGGCGAGCTGGGCGCGCGGGTGGCCGAGGTGGGCGCGCCGGAGCTGACCGACGCGCACGTCGCGGCGATCGCGGACCGGCTCGCCGCGGCCCCGGCGCTCGCTGACCGGATCGCGGAGCTGGTGGCGGAGAAGCTCGCCGCGCGCCTCGCCGAGTAA
- a CDS encoding DedA family protein has translation MLESVRLLAGSPWIYAAVAASVVLDVFLPILPSGVLLISAATAATAATATAAPGGISLIALALCAASASVLGDLVAYRLAWRGGPRLDRAIARSRRLTTAQERLGTALGRGGGALVVIARFAPAGRSVVSLGAGAARRRAREFVPWSVLAGVAWASYSVGVGYFGGQWLGATWFSVAVSVLALCLAGSVAAYVVRRPAPEPPAAAATAA, from the coding sequence TGCTGGCCGGAAGTCCATGGATCTACGCCGCGGTGGCCGCCTCCGTGGTCCTGGACGTGTTCCTCCCCATCCTGCCCAGCGGCGTCCTGCTGATCTCGGCCGCGACGGCGGCGACCGCGGCGACGGCGACCGCCGCCCCTGGCGGGATCTCGCTCATCGCCCTCGCCCTGTGCGCGGCCTCCGCCTCGGTGCTCGGCGACCTGGTCGCCTACCGCCTCGCCTGGCGCGGCGGGCCCCGCCTGGACCGGGCCATCGCCCGCTCCAGGCGCCTGACCACAGCGCAGGAACGTCTCGGCACGGCGCTCGGGCGGGGCGGCGGCGCCCTCGTCGTCATCGCCCGGTTCGCCCCGGCCGGGCGGTCCGTCGTGTCGCTGGGCGCGGGCGCGGCCCGGCGGCGGGCGCGCGAGTTCGTGCCGTGGTCCGTCCTGGCCGGGGTGGCCTGGGCCTCGTACAGCGTGGGGGTGGGCTACTTCGGCGGGCAGTGGCTGGGCGCGACCTGGTTCAGCGTGGCCGTGTCGGTGCTCGCGCTCTGCCTGGCCGGGAGTGTCGCCGCGTACGTCGTGCGCCGCCCGGCCCCCGAACCGCCCGCGGCCGCGGCGACGGCCGCCTAG
- a CDS encoding HAD family hydrolase — protein MIHAVVFDVGECLVDETREYGTWADWLGVPRHTFAAMFGAVIAQGRDYRETFQEFRPGFDLYAEREHRAEAGQPEHFGEDDLYPDVRPALAQLRTDGLWLGIAGNQTVRAGTILRELFTGDVDLIGTSDDWGASKPAAEFFVRVADAVPYAADEILYVGDRVDNDIRPAAAAGMHTALIRRGPWATIQWDTQEAEKLPTFRVESLTDLPQLIQGFNARGR, from the coding sequence ATGATTCACGCTGTGGTGTTCGACGTTGGTGAGTGCCTGGTAGACGAGACCCGCGAGTACGGCACGTGGGCGGACTGGCTCGGCGTGCCCCGCCACACCTTCGCGGCGATGTTCGGCGCCGTCATCGCGCAGGGCCGCGACTACCGCGAGACCTTCCAGGAGTTCCGGCCCGGGTTCGACCTGTACGCCGAGCGGGAGCACCGGGCGGAGGCCGGGCAGCCGGAGCACTTCGGGGAGGACGACCTGTATCCGGACGTCCGGCCCGCGCTCGCCCAGCTCCGTACGGACGGGCTGTGGCTGGGGATCGCCGGGAACCAGACTGTCCGCGCCGGGACGATCCTGCGGGAGCTGTTCACGGGCGACGTGGACCTGATCGGCACCTCGGACGACTGGGGCGCCAGCAAGCCCGCCGCCGAGTTCTTCGTGCGGGTCGCCGACGCCGTCCCCTACGCGGCCGACGAGATCCTGTACGTCGGCGACCGCGTCGACAACGACATCCGCCCGGCCGCCGCGGCAGGCATGCACACGGCGCTCATCCGCCGCGGCCCCTGGGCGACGATCCAGTGGGACACCCAGGAAGCCGAGAAGCTCCCGACCTTCCGGGTCGAGAGCCTCACGGACCTGCCGCAGCTGATCCAGGGGTTCAACGCGCGAGGGCGCTGA
- a CDS encoding holin — protein sequence MTTSAFWKATLERMVRTFAQAVLAAVGADGLGILDVDWGEAASVGALAAVLALLTAIVTSGVGPAGPGVTEAPTRRGTAGPVA from the coding sequence ATGACCACCTCAGCGTTCTGGAAGGCGACCCTGGAGCGGATGGTGCGCACGTTCGCGCAGGCCGTCCTCGCCGCTGTCGGCGCCGACGGGCTCGGCATCCTCGATGTCGACTGGGGCGAGGCGGCCTCGGTCGGCGCGCTCGCCGCGGTCCTCGCGCTGCTCACCGCGATCGTCACGTCCGGTGTCGGCCCGGCCGGGCCCGGCGTCACGGAGGCGCCCACGCGGCGCGGCACGGCGGGGCCGGTGGCCTGA
- a CDS encoding flavoprotein, whose protein sequence is MIKARTLYLFCSAAPPVFEVASVIEEAQARGWDVCLGLTPSAARWLEPSLDGLAVLTGHPVRSAYKRPGDPDVWPPADAILFAPATFNTVNSWALGLTGAFVVGVAAEGLGKGLPIVAMPCANAAYVRHPQFDRSVETLRAAGVAVLYGEGGYVPDPPGRDWPERFPWAVALDAVDAAHAAREAG, encoded by the coding sequence ATGATCAAGGCGAGGACTCTGTATCTGTTCTGCTCGGCCGCTCCCCCCGTGTTCGAGGTGGCGAGCGTGATCGAGGAGGCGCAGGCGCGCGGCTGGGACGTCTGCCTGGGGCTGACGCCGAGCGCCGCGCGGTGGCTGGAGCCGAGTCTCGACGGGCTGGCCGTGCTGACCGGGCACCCGGTGCGCAGCGCGTACAAGCGTCCGGGCGACCCGGACGTGTGGCCGCCCGCCGACGCGATCCTGTTCGCCCCGGCCACGTTCAACACGGTGAACTCCTGGGCCCTCGGGCTGACCGGCGCCTTCGTGGTGGGCGTCGCGGCGGAGGGCCTGGGCAAGGGCCTGCCGATCGTGGCGATGCCGTGCGCGAACGCCGCGTACGTACGCCACCCGCAGTTCGACCGGTCGGTCGAGACACTGCGGGCGGCGGGGGTGGCGGTGCTGTACGGGGAGGGCGGCTACGTCCCGGACCCGCCCGGCCGGGACTGGCCGGAGCGGTTCCCTTGGGCGGTCGCCCTGGACGCGGTGGACGCGGCGCACGCGGCACGCGAGGCCGGGTGA
- a CDS encoding helix-turn-helix domain-containing protein, with product MDEVAVLAAHLRDLKDRTGLSYTALAARLHVSRSTLHRYCLGETVPPDHALVANLARLASAPREELLELHREWILADTRRDGRPQPPTATTPAPTPATPTPTPTPAPTPHEDTAPPTPPTPPHTPPPSDSGQPPSPAPTHPRRRRTGAAVAAVAALVLGGGAVAAKLAYEPATTPPTTAPAAPATVTTPRTPRTPTAPEARPGAPLTWTADSHVWAHECDHRYLVDRPPHTVPAPPVQQDAQRWARSLGAVHGGTTIVRATLSAARQDATAVVERLTVRVVERRTPPGWPAYAMSSGCGGMLSPAFHAVDLDAPRPLVRPVEGFDGERPLPATRLPYRVRAGDPLVVRVEATAVRCDCAWVLEAEWSSGERRGTVRIDDGGRPFRTSGVAAGREYAYDDGAKAWRG from the coding sequence GTGGACGAGGTCGCGGTGCTGGCGGCGCACCTGCGGGACCTGAAGGACCGTACGGGGCTCAGCTACACGGCGCTGGCGGCCAGACTGCACGTGAGCCGGTCCACGCTGCACCGCTACTGCCTGGGCGAGACGGTCCCGCCGGACCACGCCCTGGTGGCCAACCTCGCCCGGCTGGCGAGCGCCCCGCGCGAGGAGCTGCTGGAGCTGCACCGCGAGTGGATCCTGGCGGACACGCGCCGCGACGGCCGTCCGCAGCCCCCCACGGCGACGACCCCGGCCCCCACCCCGGCAACCCCCACCCCAACCCCCACTCCCGCTCCGACCCCCCACGAAGACACCGCACCGCCCACCCCACCCACCCCACCCCACACGCCCCCTCCATCGGACTCCGGGCAGCCACCCTCCCCAGCCCCGACCCACCCCCGCAGGCGGCGCACCGGGGCGGCGGTCGCGGCGGTGGCGGCCCTGGTACTGGGCGGGGGCGCGGTCGCGGCGAAACTGGCGTACGAACCGGCCACCACGCCCCCCACCACCGCCCCGGCCGCCCCTGCCACCGTCACCACCCCCCGGACCCCCCGCACCCCCACCGCTCCCGAAGCCCGCCCCGGCGCCCCCCTCACCTGGACGGCCGACTCGCACGTGTGGGCCCACGAGTGCGACCACCGCTACCTGGTGGACCGCCCGCCGCACACGGTGCCGGCGCCACCGGTGCAGCAGGACGCGCAGCGGTGGGCGCGGTCGCTGGGCGCGGTGCACGGCGGTACGACGATCGTGCGGGCGACGCTCAGCGCGGCCCGGCAGGACGCGACCGCGGTCGTGGAGCGCCTCACCGTGCGCGTGGTGGAGCGCCGAACGCCGCCGGGGTGGCCCGCGTACGCGATGAGCAGCGGTTGCGGAGGGATGCTGTCCCCCGCGTTCCACGCCGTGGACCTGGACGCGCCGCGCCCGCTGGTGCGGCCCGTCGAGGGCTTCGACGGGGAGCGCCCGCTGCCGGCGACGCGGCTGCCGTACCGGGTGCGGGCCGGCGACCCGCTGGTGGTGCGGGTCGAGGCGACGGCGGTGCGGTGCGACTGCGCGTGGGTGCTGGAGGCGGAGTGGTCCAGCGGGGAGCGGCGCGGCACGGTCCGGATCGACGACGGGGGTCGCCCGTTCCGTACGAGCGGCGTCGCCGCGGGGCGGGAGTACGCGTACGACGACGGTGCGAAGGCGTGGCGTGGCTGA
- a CDS encoding class I SAM-dependent methyltransferase — MDGWTREGYGGTGPGAITPDGCAVELYARLPVGDEPDVIQRAVPAGARILELGCGAGRVTHPLVERGFSVTAVDESPRMLERVRGARTVRSAIEELELDERFDVVLLGSFLVHAGDPEVRRGLLRTCRRHVADGGCVLIQREDEGRHEGLPRERRAGDGFVRVLSSDPVGPGVRSVHVEYVFPDARWTQTFLSRPLTAGAFELALGEAGLAVDAYLTGDRTWVRALPVAGRP, encoded by the coding sequence ATGGACGGATGGACGCGTGAGGGGTACGGCGGGACCGGGCCGGGGGCGATCACGCCGGACGGGTGTGCGGTCGAGTTGTACGCGCGGCTGCCCGTGGGCGACGAGCCCGACGTCATCCAGCGGGCGGTGCCCGCGGGGGCCCGGATCCTCGAACTGGGCTGCGGCGCGGGCCGTGTGACGCATCCGCTGGTGGAGCGGGGCTTCTCCGTGACCGCCGTCGACGAGTCACCCCGCATGCTGGAGCGCGTCCGTGGCGCCCGGACCGTGCGCAGTGCCATCGAGGAGCTGGAGCTCGACGAGCGTTTCGACGTGGTGCTGCTGGGGTCGTTCCTCGTGCACGCCGGCGATCCCGAGGTGCGGCGGGGGCTGCTGCGGACCTGCCGGCGGCATGTCGCGGACGGCGGATGCGTACTGATCCAGCGGGAGGACGAGGGCCGGCACGAGGGTCTGCCGCGGGAGCGGAGGGCCGGCGACGGCTTCGTGCGGGTGCTGTCCTCCGACCCGGTGGGCCCCGGCGTGCGGTCCGTCCACGTCGAGTACGTCTTCCCCGACGCCCGGTGGACCCAGACGTTCCTGTCGCGCCCCCTGACCGCCGGAGCCTTCGAACTCGCCCTGGGCGAGGCCGGGCTCGCCGTCGACGCGTACCTGACCGGCGACCGCACGTGGGTGCGGGCCCTGCCGGTCGCCGGGCGGCCGTAG
- a CDS encoding 50S ribosomal protein bL37, which yields MSKRGNKRRARKGKKANHGKRPNA from the coding sequence ATGTCGAAGCGCGGCAACAAGCGCCGTGCCCGCAAGGGCAAGAAGGCCAACCACGGCAAGCGGCCCAACGCCTGA
- a CDS encoding Imm32 family immunity protein, translating into MTSEYGSAPAEGTRVTAATDGVAQTFTWEADARIEVRDLGGEVVIEANAAGLRTLAGHLLALACDGVPDGSHLHLEDSNGLEDGSVGLVLERSDDE; encoded by the coding sequence ATGACCTCCGAATACGGCAGCGCTCCCGCTGAGGGCACCCGAGTCACGGCCGCGACCGATGGCGTCGCGCAAACCTTCACGTGGGAGGCGGACGCGCGCATCGAGGTGCGAGACCTCGGGGGAGAGGTCGTCATCGAGGCGAACGCCGCGGGCCTCAGGACGCTCGCCGGGCATCTTCTCGCGTTGGCCTGCGATGGAGTTCCGGATGGAAGTCACCTGCACCTCGAAGACAGCAACGGTCTGGAGGACGGATCCGTCGGCTTGGTCCTGGAGCGCAGCGACGACGAGTGA